The genomic stretch GACTCTCCGCTCGTCAAAATACTGCAAATTTAATCCAGAATATTGTATTTGGCTATtactttatattttaaatattcattaatatgtATTTCCAAATGTTCTACTCGAAATGAAAACTATAAATTCCTTTGTATTCGCCTCTTCATATTTGCCCCcctttaaataattgtatGACATTTGGGCGCCtgaatcttcaaaatttctttgaataCATGCAAGTAAAAATAGAATTCAAAACTAATGGGATACTATAGTAACACTAtcataaaatataaaggtTTAAATTTCatgaaaattttgaagaagtGTCATTTAATTTATGACGACAATCGTCTCATTAACCCAAATGATATTGTTGGATCTTTTTCTCAACTagtttaataatagaatattCAAGGATTAGCTTAAAAAgctgaaattaatttaaatatttaaagctTAGACTTTATTAGATACaaatttattgtttttatgCTTAAAACTTGACATTATGTTAATGTAGTTTCTGTAtttgattctttaaatcactagaaaaaaaaataaaaataaattaatgtCAGATGTGATATGCCGCTTGCGGTATTTTAAATTGATTGTAGGATTTTATATAAGTAACTTTCGATATCCAAGTATAAGTGAAAAGGAGTGAAGTATTCACATACAAAACCAAATTATTGTATAATGAGGCAGTATTCTCCTATAGATATTGCACTAGATGATGACCTATTTTACTCTTTTAGGATATCTATGGGTATATTTGACTCGTTAATTTCCAAAGATGAAGAGGAAAAGGTCAAACGTATATTTCAGAATAAGAAATCCTTAAAGGTTAATGATATTGACTTATACAGACAAGgttttttgaagaaaattgaTTTAGGTGAAAATGATCTGACTTCTGAGGTGTTTACAGAAACCAATAATTTTCTGTCCTGTATTGGGAAACTTGACGATGAATTTATACATCTTCTATTTCAGTTTAGTGAAATAATCATATTGGATAATTCTAGTTCAAAACTAGTGTTGGCTGTGAATGAATCAATTTCATATAATTCAGGTATAGATGAAAGTTGCGAATGCAAAGTTTTACCCATAAActcttcaatatttggtTTTGTAGATTATATTGATACGAGAAATGATACCATAAAAAGTTTTATATCcaaatttaataagaaaatgTTTGACTCATCCCCATTCTTAGATAATAAACATAAACacaataaaaatgaatttattacatATATTAAACTCCTCCTCAGAGTTTCATTTATAAAATCGATTTGTCTTTTAAAAATGTACGGGAAAAAACTTCCgatttatttgtttgatGGAAGTCAgctattaattaaaattgaaccgatatttaattctttgaatGAGAACTGTATGATTTCGTACAAAGTGATTGATGGGCAAATAGATTCATCAATAGTGAAGGTAGATTTAGATTACTACCAATTCAAATGGTTTCATTCATGGAAAAAAATGCTTAGGAACTCAAGTGGCTATTTATTCCCTCACAAAAATAGCATGTCTCAATTTCTACCGAATAAAAAACTGTGTTTGCAAAACACCAACAACTTTGAACACACTTTAACCCCATTAAGAAAATCCTTAtctaatttgaattatgaggattcaaattttagtcctaataatgaaaaaccAAGTAAAAAAACGTCCAAATCTAATCAAGTTCACACGCAAAACAAAGATATTGATactgaagaagaaaatgatagTTCCTTGAAAACAAATGATGAAAGCAATCCTAATTCTCCATCTTTGTCCAAGACGACTAATGACGTTATAAACGAATTGCTAAATAAGCCCAACCCTAATATACAATCTtctaaacaaaaaaaaaagagatcTAAACAAAGTGAATCTTcagatattgaaaattccCAAGACTACGTGGATAAATTGATTCAACAACAAACAATGCAGCTCTTTAAcctttaaaatatttaaaaactACCAAAATACAATCTTAACACTTTTTTGTCAGTTATGTTTAACCAAAATTCCATCTTGATTACTTTAAACTGCATTGTCTTATTGcatgtattattaattaatttgatgCCCCCCATTatgtaaatattataaCTTATCTCGAACAAAAGTTCAAAGAagtagaaataaatataatagaTAAACATGATTAATTTACTAGTATTTTCAAGGTATCTTGTTAAATGTAAAAATGggttttaatattttttttcttgggATTTGTAtctcaatattaatattctccATAAGCGGCGTAAAATGTAGATTATACTATGAAGATAATTTACTTGTTACTGATGAAGAATACGatgtaattattattggagCAGGAGTTTCAGGCTGTTCAATGGCTAATGTTTATGCTAATAATGGGAAAAAGGTTCTCCTTTTAGAAAGAGGTGGGCCAAGAGAGAAACATCCAAAAACCTTATTGACAAAGGGAGCTCCAGGAGTAATCACAGATGAATCTATAAGTGAAGCTATTACGACATCAAACGGAACTCTGATGAATGTTGCAAACATTGTTGGAGGTGGGGCCAGTATTAATGGAGGATTTTATGTTGAACCATCTACAGAATTTATGCGCAAAACTATTGAAAGCAGCGGTGCTACGTTTGATCAAGAGAAATACCTAAATGCAAAGGAAATTATTCGTAACTCAGGTATTTTAAACACCGACAACCGTCTCGAAGATAACACTTTTCCAAAAGCAATGTTTGAGGCtatgaaaaatattaaagagtACTCTGGAAATGTTAGCGAAGTTCCTATTTATTATCCTGAAGGAAGTAATACATTTGTTACTGTTTCCCAGTTTAACGAAACAAATAGGTCATCAGCAGatattcttctttctcatgaaaatataaaaatttacCCCTATGCAGTTGTAGAATCCATACAGTTTAACACGACGGATGAAAACCGTGATCCGTATAgcttaaaaaagaaagtaacTGCTCAATGCATTTTGGGAAGAATGAGGTCCGAAAGTGATGGTTTTGTAAGTGTAAGTTCTGGAATGACACATAGAACTATTTATAACAATAATGGCCCTAAGTTCAAAATTTGTCTCAATAAACCTGATTCATTTATCGTTCTTGCTTCAGGTGCTATTTACAGTCCTGCGATACTTATGAAAAGTGGTATTGGCCCAACTGAAGTTCTTAGAAAGCATGGCATTCCTCCAATTAAAATTCTAGAACAAGTTGGTAAAAATTATCATGATCATTTACAATTCGGTTTGTTTGgaattttgaaagaaaagcAGCCTATGTCTATTCAAAAAGTATATAGTTATAGCAATtgttcaaaatattatccaGATCCTCCTAATATTTATGATGAACTCAGTCTATTCCACCATAAGGAGTCTGAACAAAAAAATGGTAGTTCAACTCTTTCTAAAAATTCGTTTGATTTACTACTAGAACCAATTTTAAGTAACCCCGAATCGCCATTGTTTGTTCCACCGGAACCAACTGGGCCACAATACGAAGATGGAAATTGCTACTCTACAATACTGAACGAAGTTTCTGGAGAATTGTGGATTCCTTTTGCAATatctcaaataatttatagaAAGTCTAAAGTTTTAATGAATCCTCTCTTGAATTATCTTTCTCTTTCACTTAGGACCAAAATTCTTAATGCTTTGGAAAGCAATAATACAAGAATTTCTGATGATggttttaataaaatgttACAGCCTATGAATGATTGTTTTGAAAATGGATCAGCCGCATTATCCTTCCTTACAATACCAAAGAGTAGAGGATCAATCACTCTAGACGAGATGGGACTCCCAGAAATTAATAGTTCAGACTTTTCAGATCCCATGGATGTTGAGGCAGCAATTGTTGGAATGAAACACTTAATTCAAGTAATGACTTCACAAAGTGTCTCCTCAATTCTTGAGAGTGAATTGAACTCATGTATCGCAtctattagaaatatttggGATTCTTTCCCATTGTTTGGAGGAATCAACGAGAATAATGTTATTGGATTTTCTTCAAGAGAACAAAATGTACCAGCTCTTATTCCCCCTCTACCGAAGATTATAAATGATAAAACAGCATTTGATATGGTTAAGGAGTCTTACTCAACAATTTGGCACCCAACCGGTACCTGTTCATTAGGTTCTGTTGTTGATAGTGATTTTAACGTGAGAGGGACtacaaatttgaaaataggTGATGCATCTATTTTCCCCGAAGTTTCAGATGTAAGCCCACTTGGATCAGTATTTCTTTTGGCAACGTATATTGCTTTAGTAACATCTTAACAAAAAGTTATTCTTGATATATTAGTTAATGCATTGTAATGAAACAAACatatcttttatttaacaaaaataattattgatttcttctttaagtttaattatttgattaataatattagataTTTGCTGATGcaaaattttgatatttttttgatattttagATCCTTCCCTCGTGCATTACTCGAAAAACGCAATTTcaataacaaaaatattccaacaaaacaaaaatttacttattagaaaaatgaaaaatttgaaatataaatttcttttatttattgcaATTAGtcttttgtttatttcTAAAGTTAAGAGCAGCCGTATAATCTATTTAGATGAAAATGCAACAAGACTAGAAAGTAATGCAACTGAACCTATATCTAACAATAAATTTCCATATCTTCCTAATATTAGTAATGatacttttaataatatgcaagagaatattattaaagcaGTTGTCGGATTCGATAGCTTTATCTTCGATATTGctaaaaatattacaagCGGAATGAGAATAGCacaatttttcattttaaaCAAGACGAAGACTTTTATTCTTCCATTTGTTATGTTTCCAGACGAA from Cryptosporidium parvum Iowa II chromosome 8, whole genome shotgun sequence encodes the following:
- a CDS encoding secreted glucose methanol choline like oxidoreductase of the FAD dependent oxidoreductase like fold, signal peptide; translation: MGFNIFFLGICISILIFSISGVKCRLYYEDNLLVTDEEYDVIIIGAGVSGCSMANVYANNGKKVLLLERGGPREKHPKTLLTKGAPGVITDESISEAITTSNGTLMNVANIVGGGASINGGFYVEPSTEFMRKTIESSGATFDQEKYLNAKEIIRNSGILNTDNRLEDNTFPKAMFEAMKNIKEYSGNVSEVPIYYPEGSNTFVTVSQFNETNRSSADILLSHENIKIYPYAVVESIQFNTTDENRDPYSLKKKVTAQCILGRMRSESDGFVSVSSGMTHRTIYNNNGPKFKICLNKPDSFIVLASGAIYSPAILMKSGIGPTEVLRKHGIPPIKILEQVGKNYHDHLQFGLFGILKEKQPMSIQKVYSYSNCSKYYPDPPNIYDELSLFHHKESEQKNGSSTLSKNSFDLLLEPILSNPESPLFVPPEPTGPQYEDGNCYSTILNEVSGELWIPFAISQIIYRKSKVLMNPLLNYLSLSLRTKILNALESNNTRISDDGFNKMLQPMNDCFENGSAALSFLTIPKSRGSITLDEMGLPEINSSDFSDPMDVEAAIVGMKHLIQVMTSQSVSSILESELNSCIASIRNIWDSFPLFGGINENNVIGFSSREQNVPALIPPLPKIINDKTAFDMVKESYSTIWHPTGTCSLGSVVDSDFNVRGTTNLKIGDASIFPEVSDVSPLGSVFLLATYIALVTS